The region TCATAGATAAATGCATTGAGGTAAGCCAGTCTGCTCTTGTCCTCCATGGAAGGAATTCTGTCGCGTCCGACAACTTTGTCAATCTGCTCTTGTAATTTGGTTTGAATGTGTGGGTATTTAACAAAGAGCAGCAGCATCCACTGTAGGCCAGTCGAAATTGTGTCTAGACCAGCGCCAATCAGATCTGACACTGCTCCTTCCGTGTGAGCTCTGCTCAATCCTGTCATGTTGTCTGCCCTGTCAATCTCCCCAATGAAAGCATCACTCATATCCCGTGTCACCGCAGGATTGTATGTTTCCCTATGTTGGATCACCTTGTCTTTTACAAAAGCAAAATACTCTTTATTCAGTTCCTTGAAGTTCTGGTAGATGCTTCGCACTGGGTTTGGGAAAGACTGAAGCCATGGCATGACATCCACCAAGCTGCCAGCACCTACCGTCTCTCCAAATTTATCCACTTTGCTCAGAAGGGTTTTGAACTCTAAGTCATCATGTCCATAACGTTTCCCAAAGCAGAGAGCACAGATAACATTAGCAGCAGCAACTGTCAGTTCATGAGCAGGGTTGAAATACTGGCCCTCTGTACTGAGTCTGAGGAAATTCTGGACAAGATCCAAGGCTTCTCCCACAATATGTTGCTCAAAAGCTTTCTTGGTCTGGCTGTTTGCTGAAGAGAAAGCTCTGATGTTTGATTGAGCAATTCTACGGTGTATCTTCCACTGTGTGGTGTAGTTGCCAAATGAAATGCTGTGTCCACCTGACACTACTTGAAATGAGCCGAAATTTGGCCGTCCTGCAAATGCAGCACTATGCTGGATCAGGGCTTGGCGAATTGCGGTATCTCCATTCAGTACCACAATGTCGTTGCAGCCTAATCGAATCTGATAGATGTTTCCATATTTCTTGGCCATTTTGGTGAAAGTGATGTGGGGCTTTTTCCCCAGCTGCATGGCGTTACCCACCACTGGCCAGGGGAAGGGTCCAGGCAGCCTTCTCTTGTGCCTGAGATTCCTGACCCACAGGCAGGCTTCCAGGCAGAAGAGAAAGATGAAGGAAGCGACGAGAGCCGGCTGGACCTGACCGCTCCACTCTCTGATGATGCTGCTGCCCTTTACTCCAAACACATCCCACAGTGCCATGGTATTCTGTTGTATCTTCAAATTGTATCTGTAGTTTTGATATACATTTGTTCCCAGTTTCATTAATTCCTGCAAGTTCTTACACAGGTGCACTTGTTAATATGTGCTAACAAGGGTCGTTCTGGTGTCCTGTTTCAAATACTCAGATCAGAGGAGTGCAGTTTTCAGCCTTGACACTCTCTGTTTTATATCTCAGGGGTGGAAGGGGCAGGGACTTATTTCCATACTCCTCCCATTGCGGCTGGATTTTGGACCCCTGGATTTCTGTTCATCTCATTCCAGCATGGTGTCACATCTTTCTCTGAAAGCTAAAGTAAATATCAGCAACACATTGTGGCAAGTGGTGGAATGGTAGGGGATTTCAGGGTACAGTGAACAGCCAGAGGGGGTGGACAAGATGATT is a window of Conger conger chromosome 1, fConCon1.1, whole genome shotgun sequence DNA encoding:
- the LOC133121843 gene encoding cytochrome P450 1B1-like; the protein is MKLGTNVYQNYRYNLKIQQNTMALWDVFGVKGSSIIREWSGQVQPALVASFIFLFCLEACLWVRNLRHKRRLPGPFPWPVVGNAMQLGKKPHITFTKMAKKYGNIYQIRLGCNDIVVLNGDTAIRQALIQHSAAFAGRPNFGSFQVVSGGHSISFGNYTTQWKIHRRIAQSNIRAFSSANSQTKKAFEQHIVGEALDLVQNFLRLSTEGQYFNPAHELTVAAANVICALCFGKRYGHDDLEFKTLLSKVDKFGETVGAGSLVDVMPWLQSFPNPVRSIYQNFKELNKEYFAFVKDKVIQHRETYNPAVTRDMSDAFIGEIDRADNMTGLSRAHTEGAVSDLIGAGLDTISTGLQWMLLLFVKYPHIQTKLQEQIDKVVGRDRIPSMEDKSRLAYLNAFIYETMRFTTFVPATIPHSTTTDVAIAGLHIPKDTIVFINQWSVNHDPQKWNDPHVFNPSRFLDKNGVIDKDLTSSVLIFSMGKRRCIGDQIAKAEIFLFCAILLHQCRFEHSPTQDLTMDGSYGLTLKPLHFTISAKLRGKILNEA